The sequence tccaatatgcttattctttttataatcataagcatcgtaatgattaatgagatcatggtccaaaatttatgtaatgaTCAACGAGTTCATAATTTGGTATAAAagtattagtagagagaattaaatacaaataataagttgtataatcaagttaccttgcactaagttatacatccaccacatatataacgctatagcaagcaagcaacactatcaccaactacttatacatttactatttgataaaaattaggaagtaaataggtagataacaagttggttgttcgtttataaaataaaatgacaatatgcactaggtttggtcgggtttaaaaaactcaCGGGTttacgggtttgggtactataggaacaaacccgtacccatgaacccgtcgggtatacatttatgcccattagcaaacccatgggtatgaaaattgacccaaacccgtaccctaatgaggtaaaaacccatcgggtttcgtgtttcgggtacccattgccatctctagataCGGCTCGATCGGGTAGACAACGATTTGCTTGCACGCAGAGCGCACATGAGTGGCATGAGGCGTGCCGAGGATTCTGAGCCCCAGCTGCCGCAACTCATTGCATGCATGCGTGCCGGCTGCCGGCCAGCCTTCCTTTTCCGATCCCGTCCCGTCCCAGCGGCCAGCTAGCGCATGCATCTCCCGACCGATCCAAATCCAATCCAGCATGCGTCCGACCTCTCGTCCGTCGCATCTACGTACGTACGGGGCGTTTAGATAAAGTGGTGTATTATGGGATGGACTTATTCCTCGTATTAAATAGACAAATGGTGATGAATCAACTCATTTCATTACACAAACCAAACAATAAACCTAATACGTGTGGCTCCCGGTGATTTTGCGGCTAGACCAAAAAAAAAAAATCCTTGTACAGGTATGTACGTTGCAGGGCATTCCAGCTGCtaatagctagctagctagctagctggtcGATCGATCTGTGCTCTCCCGCGCTCTTCAGCGACATCATTATAACGTGCGTGCCTGGAGGAAGAGGATGCAAATCGACCGTATTTTTATCTCTATAAATTATAGCTACAACAGTCTAAACATCTGATTTTAATTTAAAAAATAAACATCCTCTAGACCTTAATCCGAAGCGAACAACCGGCTTTAATCAGAAGTTCTAGTTGAAATTCGATCGTCAaatagtgtgctttgctttgggcTGGGGAACGGAATCCACATTATTTATTTAATCCCCGGGAACTAGATCGACCGAACAATGTAAAGGGCACGGCACCATCAGTATTCAGTAGCAGTAGTGGACAAGGGAACTAGATCCTTTGCCTCTTCGCCAAGGATGGTAACCGAAGGCCACCATGGATCGGAATTCGGAAGCAACACTTTCTGTACTCCAGATCGCTTCCTTCTATTCTAATAACCTTGCTTTCATCCtggtgttgacacctttttggaggcgtcaattactcaagagaaccagcggcggtgctctctggtcaagcgcggacggtccacggcccagggccggacggtccacgacctggtgcaggagctcgggttccgtgcctgacggccggacggtccgcgcttgcgcaggggcggcggaagatcgccggcggcgcctgaatctcgctcccgggagggaccccgtcggggaggagagatcctaggagttgtctaggctcgggtagaccgacctagactcctctaatcgacgtagagtcgaagagagacagagaatttggggattggaaggctaaactagggctaaactagaactactcctaagataaaatgcgaaatagaagttgtattgattcgattgattattacaaatcggccgtatacctctctatttatagaggaggggggctggaccctttacaaactaatttccgagcttatcccgagattttcgccaacaaacatagcaagaaactcggaaccctaatctgttctgcgcctgcgcggaccgtccggcccataggcgcgaactgtccggaccgtccgaccccagggccggaccgtccgcgcactCAAAATGGTGCTCAACACCTGGTTTTGTATTATTTAACATAATATAAAGTACTTATTTCTGAAGCATACTTGATGTGTTCCAAACTATAGTTTTTTTCCGGCTCAAATTTTGTGATTTTGACGACTAAGTGTTTTTTTCTTTAAAAAAAACAAAAGTATCTCTACGTCAAAACAAAAAAAACTCCATAGTTATCCTGCGCCAAACTTATTGAAGTTTTAATagctttactaggtgagtgcccgtgcgttgcaacggaaacatataataacatgataatttatatacaaaatgtgtcttatattgttatatgaAAATGTTTCATATAATCCATTTTTTATTCTgttcatacataaattttgttattttaatttagctgtttcactattatattgcaaccatcagtatcatgtagacttcgatatatgtcacgatttgcatggtcttatCATTGAAGAGCACGTACCACACCTGCCGGTACAAGTTCCCTCatacattgtcagtcatcaggtatgcaccaccatacacgcttgcttaaacaaaaaaggcAAGTGTATGTGTCTGCGAATAGAATTAAAGGCACGGgcctcctgccagtggtgtttgttcgggtttccaagtaagaaacatggattcatatttgacgttggtttatgaaaatgacttacAAGTCAGGTCCATGaaaaaaaatattacggagaataaatatcacacatataaaaaaggaatttaagttgaaaatattataaaaaaaagaaattgcatgcaaggctcttctttaaatactactgtctccgtccaaaaatataattcagtaatctcgttgataattatctactactacacattgtgcaagggtagcagatgGGATTTGGGAGAcatgtagtagatatttttactgtaacaaaCATTGACATAAACACATATATGGTACAGTGGTAGCTATGAACACATTTGCTTGAGGGGTCACGGGTTCGAATCCCATTGAGGCTACATTTGTGTTTTTTaaatttaatttaattttagattAGAATGGCAGCCGGGAATGGTATGTCCCTTTGCAGGGAGGGCGGAATGAGGATGGCTACCCCTTACCGCGTGCGTTAATAAGTAGTAGATATAGAGAGTAGCTAGCACAACATCCGTGTGGCAGTGGCTTCATGTTGGACTTTCATGCATCAGACAGTAACTACGTAGTGTCAGTAAACATGTGTTCTCTTATAAAACAATGTGGTCAAATCGAAGGAAATTTGACTAAAGAAAACTCTGTCGTAAGTCAACTTTTCTGGATCTATAAGACGGCATATTGTATTGACATCTATCTACAAGTTCAAACAAGTGCACTATCATCGTCACAAGACACCACATAATTGACGGCCGGAGAGTTTAACGAAAAAGAAATAACTACAATACgtttggagcttaacttgagacaaAAGTAAAATGATCAATAAGTAGGGAGTGGAGCGAGCACAACCTCGGAGTCATGAGTAGTCAGTCGTCATACGGAAAAACCTTGAAGTATCTATCTTTCCAAAAAAAAACTAATGGTCCTTCGTAGTAGTAGCAGTGATTTTCACTACCGCATGGCCCCATCATTTGAATTCTACAACTCTACAAGTGAAGCGAAGACAACAAATCAATGTAAAATAGATAACTTGTAATGTAGATGATACTGTTTACATAGTGAAATTTAAAATAAAGATGAGATCCCGAAGGATAGGCACAAAGTCGTTCCAGCTGTGAATTGCTTCTGGAAGATGTTGCTGAATAACCGAACGGACCTTAGCCTCTTGCAAAGAAAACGCAGATCAAGCTAGTGAGGTAGAATTGTGAAAAATCTCAGCAGATCAAGCATTCGCACAGTTCCCGACCCACACTCCCCGGGCCACACGGCATAGGATCATGGCATGGGAGGGCTTACTTCCAAACAGGGGCAGAGGATGGCGCCATTGACTTGACCAACAACCGGGGAGAGGGGGGCAAAGCCGGCATTTCCTCCAGGCAGTTCAAACTCCCCTCACTGCACTGTAGAGCACAGCAAACACCCAATTAATTGTGCCACTTGAGCTATATACAGCACATAAACCGGCCGGAAATGACCTGAACGGATCAAGTGGCCGCGGGCACTGTGCCGAATAAATCTCCCGATCGAGAGAGCGCCCGAGATCCCTTCCCTCCTCCAGAGTCCAGACCCCACTCTTCCCGCCCGCGCACGCGCAGTTGGTGCGTCATGTCCGTGGCTGCCTGCCTCTGCCTGCCTTCCTTCCTCCTTGGCCTGCTGGCCTAGCTTCCCCTTCACCCCAAAGGCACCaaccagtggtggtggtggtggtggtggcagcagcagcagccccaGCCGGCAGGAGGAGGACCTGCGCATCATCGGGAGCCCGGGAATCTAGAGGGTGAGAGTGGGCGAGGAACGAAAAGCCGCGGCAGATAGAGAGACTTGCTCTGGACAAAAGCGAGAGCGACTGCCGCGGGAGCAGGAGGAGGAGAGAGGCCGGGACCATCGCTTGGTGCCTCCTTCAAGTTCTTGGGGGGCTGACTGCGATCATGAGCTCTCGGCGAGTGAGGAGCAGCTAGTAGGGCCCTGACGAGCCTCCGACAGCGCTGAGGCCCAGAGAGAGCCGCGCTGCCCCTGGGGTCGGTCgtcgagagagaaagagagatagagagaggggaaCAGAGAGTGATTGGGAAAGAGATCGATGAAGATGAGCTTCAACAAGAGCAGCGGCAGCAGGGGCTGGGGGCAGGGAGCGGctgcaggaggaggaggagacgagcTGGTGCTGCGAGGCTCCATCTCCAAGAAGTGGACCTTCCTCCTCTGCTTCGGCAGCTTCTGCATCGGCCTGCTCTTCACCAACAGGTAACGCTGCCTGCGCTGCGCTGCGCCCCCTGCTTCAATTCCTCCTCCTCCTTCCTCCGGCCGGCTCTTGGTTTGGTGTTTTGGATCCGTTTCAGCGGTTCGTTCGTTCTCATATCCCACGATCGCGAATTCAGTGTCAAGTTGACACGATCTCGTATCCCTTCCCTTCTACTATTGTCTCCCAATTCCCCGTAGCACGCAAAATCCGTGGCTCTTGGCTTCGTTCGTCGTCGTCCCACGGCTCCAAGTTTCCAGCTTCTCATGGCGCCTGCCTGTCCAGCGTGCCTCGCCCTCCCTGGTCAATGGGGGGGCGTCGCGTACCTGCCGGGCAACTAGTGCCGCTGCTGTACTGTACTTCCGTCGCCCGTATCGTGCTCGTGCTCGTGCCCTCTCCACTCAGCCCAAAGCAGCAACCAGGGGGAATGAAGAGGGCCCTGGGTCCCCGCGCGCCCGTGGTGATCGTGGAAAACTTGGACCGCGCCTGTGCTGTGCTGTACTTGGGCGACGACGGCCGTGACGCGCCTTTATTTGCCGGCGAAAAAAAAAGATTCGGGGGGTGCGGCGGTTATTGCGTCGCCGGCAGGTAAGGCGGACCATTTATCCCCATCCCGTGCGGAGCCGGTCCGCCTCCGCGCGCGAAAGGCGAGCGCTGCCTACCCGTCGACGCCCGCCGCCGACAACACAGTCACAGTCTCGCAGTGCGTGGCAGGGCGCCCTGTGCCTTTTTCTTTCACCGAGGTTGCGTATGGTCAAAAGAGCTGTACTTGTTGACGGTAAAAAGGACCGTTTGTTTGATGCAGGATGTGGACGGTGCCGGAGCCGAAGGAGATCATCAGAAGGTCGACGTTGGAGGTGGAGAAGATGAGCCTTGTCGACGGCGACTGCGCTCCGAAAAGCGTACGTATCGAATGCCGCGCAGTTGTGCTTCCAGTGTTTCTGCTCCGAGCCATGGGCAGACAGACAGGTCTGTAGTGTAAACATTCTCCTCGTGGTCGGTTACAGGCCGGCGATGCAAGAGACGTTCCCGGAGAGGTTCCAAGAACTCAAGATGTCATCCAGTGAGTAACCTAGCCTAGCCTGGCTCTTGACGTAGAGCAATCCGCATTCAGCAATATGCTGTATTATCTGTTCCGACTTCCGATCGAACTGTTTTGCCTGTGATCAATCAGGACGCTGGACAGGACGATCTCGAACCTGGAGATGGAGCTAGCGTCCGCGAAGGCGACGCAGGAGTCCATGCTCCACGGCGCCGCCGGCGCCCCGGTGCCCGAGCCCACGGGGAAGCGGAAGCACTTCATGGTCGTCGGCGTAAACACCGCGTTCAGCAGCCGGAAGAGGAGAGACTCGGTCCGCGCGACATGGATGCCTCAAGGTTGGTCTTGTCTCTTGTGCGTGCTTTTCCAGAAACAAGTCTCGTCCTGCGCACTCTGAAACTTGCTCTGACCGTCGGTTGGGTTCGTTCCACTGCAGGCGAGAAGAGGAGGACGATGGAGGAAGAGAAGGGCATCGTCATTCGGTTCGTCATCGGCCACAGGTGAGTGAGTAGTTCATATATGTGACTGAAAGACGACCTGACAGCTCTCTACGCTGTTAGTTACTGATTCAGAAAAaggaaaacaaaaacaaaactgtTGTTCTGCTGCCATCCACGCAGCGCGACTCCCGGCGGCATACTTGACCGAGCGATCGACGCGGAGGACAGGAAGCACGGGGACTTCATGAGGCTGGTAAAACGAACTGATCCCGTCGTCCGACTCAGTACTGAACTGAAGTGCTCTTGTTGGAATGTGCATGTAATGTATGGCCTCCTCCAACCGTTGACAGGACCACGTGGAAGGGTACCTGGAGCTGGCGGCGAAGACCAAGGCGTACTTCGTGGCGGCCGTGTCCACGTGGGACGCGGAGTACTACGTCAAGGTAGACGACGACGTGCATGTGAACATAGGTGCGTACAGACTGACTACAGAACAGTGCCGTCGACGTTGATCCCATGCATGTTCAGGTCCCGGCAAGGCAAACACAGTAGACTAACGAGTTCTTTTGGAAGCGCACTGCAGCGACTCTTGGAAACACGCTGGCGAGGCACCGCTCCAAGCCGCGAGCTTACGTTGGCTGCATGAAATCTGGCCCCGTGCTAGCCCAGAAGTAAGTCCCGTCGCCGGCCGTATAAAATGTTCATGTTCTTGTTGTCGCAGACGTTCATGTTCTTGCTGTTAGGGGCGTGAGGTACCACGAGCCTGAGTACTGGAAATTCGGCGAGTGGGGGAACAGGTACTTCCGCCACGCCTCCGGTCAGCTGTACGCCATCTCCAAGGACCTGGCCTCCTACATAGCACTCAACCAGTAAGCGTTTCCACTCGAATGCTGCTCACCCCGGCCGTGTGCTTCGTCCTtcctgttttttttttcttttatgaATATAAGAGATGCAGAGCATCATTATTGACCATGGTTGGATACGTTTTCAGGCATGTCCTGCACAAATACGCTAACGAAGACGTGTCCCTGGGATCCTGGTTCATCGGACTGGACGTCGAGCACGTCGACGACCGCCGCCTTTGCTGCGGCACGCCACCAGGTATATATACAACCTGACGCTTTCCCGTCTGTACGTCGTTTATGAGCATACAATACGTAGTCGCTTCCTCTAGCTACCAGTAGTCCAGTTGGTGTCAGCATGTGAAGGTGCCAGTGGATTGGTCTTCCAAGTTCTTTCCAACCGTATCGGTGGCTGGTCTTCTTTATACATACAGCGTGTGCGTGAGCGTGATCTGTCTGTCGTCTGTGGGGATTGTTTGTGGGGGGGAGAGGGAAACGCGGGGCCGTTCCCGTTCGGGGTAGTTGATGGTCAACTTCAGAGAGTAGGTGCGGCGTCAGCTGTCGGCAGCATGTGTGCTTGTGTGTGTTAACCATCCTTAGCAGTCTGCCATGACATGAGACGTCTCAACTTTCCTTTCGAGTGTTACGCTGCTTCTCGTAACGATTGAATCTGAAGGCTGCCAATTGATGGCGCCGCCGAGACGAAGAAACGTTGTTGTTTTTTTTTTACCTTAAGAACCGTGGTGGCAAAGACGCATCAGGCAGGTCCTCTCCTGTGTGTTGGAGCGCAGGAGCAGCAGCAGCGCTGTCAGCTGAAACGGTTCTTTGCCTAACACGCACACCAACTCACCAAGCTTCGCGCTCACCAAACTTGTGCAGATTGCGAGTGGAAGGCGCAGGCGGGGAACGCGTGCGTCGCCTCCTTCGACTGGAGCTGCAGCGGCATCTGCAAATCCGCTGACCGGATCAAGGAGGTCCATCAGCGCTGCGGCGAGAGCGAGAACGCGATTTGGAATGCAGAGTTTTAGGCCCCAGATAAATCGCACGCTTTTTTACAAGGAAAGCACGTACATACATACGTACGTATACAAGGGGACAACAAAAAAAACAGGGCTCAACAGTGTGTGCCTGGCTGCCACCGAAGGCTCACTCTGCTTTGCAAGTGCAGGACCAGACTGAAGGGCTTCAGATCGAGAGGGGCAATGTACACCCAAGTGTACATGCGTTATGGTAGACACAAGGGGTGTATgttttttttttggggggggagGGGGGGTGTTTTTGGATTAGGAATTGGATTATTGTAAGGggattttttctttttctattttggTGCTCGAAAAGATCCCACGTTTTTTTTACTGATATAAAGACAAGCTAGGAGAGGATCATGATGAGGAAGAGAGAGAGTGAAAGGAGTGGGAGACTGGGCATCTCCCCCCACCATTCTTGGCGAGATCCTCATCGATGTTACTGGTTGGTTTCAAATAACATACTGTAATAAATTTCTTCTCCAAAGTAACTGAATTGTCAGCGTTCTTCTTTTTTTTTCAAAGTGAAATTGAATTCTCAGCTATTTTGTACCGAGCGAGAAAGAGAAACAGCACTGCTGTCCTGTCCAGAGAGGACTGTATATACTATACCTTCGGGCGATCCCGGCGAACTTTCTTCGGGAGACGGAGAGGCGGCAGCTCGGTTGATTCGCGGTGGCGTCGGAGTTCCAAGGGTAAATGCCGGCGGCGCTTCTTTGGCCGAGCCCAGCGATCGGGAGGGAGAGGATGCGCCCCGGCGCACAGGGAAATGCGTCAGGTCCAGCTTCTCCTCGTCGCGCGGGCAGGGCATGCGGCGCTCTTGGCCGAGTCGGGGATCGGGTCGGGAGGCGGCGCTCGGATCCCATTCCAAGACGACCTGGCGGCATGGTGGACGACGCTCCGGCCCTGCTTCTTGGCGATGATCCGGCCTGCGGGAAGATGGGCCGCGAGCGGCTGTGAGAGAAACGGCAGCTGTTGGTGGGCTGGGCTGCGGGTATGAGTCGCAAGAGCGGGACAACAAAGGAGAGGCAGCGCAAAAGAAAAGAAACACAATGACTACCCCAAATTCGAATAGCAGAAGAGTTTTATCCGATACAAAGAAAGATATAAAATAATCGGATAGACACCTACGGATAAAATATATCTGCATCATATTACTATTGGCATCTAATTAAAGTCTATATTATTAGATAAAAGGAAATATTTCTTTGGCTATCATTTGTTTAACTATCGAGTTACACAATCCTATAATTTGTTATATATTAAGTTGGACTATTTTTATGTGTTTGTTTAACATTTTGACTGAATGGTGTATTAGAATTTTATACTGCTCTAGGGGTACGGGTAACCTGAGGGTAAAATTGTCTGTGCAGGTACAAGTACGAGTAAGATTATATACCCACGAGTAGAGGTGACAATGAGCTCTAAATTTAACATTATAAAATTTATGTATCGAATCGGATTAAGATCAGACTCTATTTCTATTTATatttgaactaaaattaatttaGGGTCCTAACAAATTATGAAGAAATATTTGGatcgcgatccattaccacccctacccgCGAGGCACGAACAAATACGAGTAACCTAGCAGATAATTTTTTCAATAGATAGATATATAGAATGATATTATTCGATGATCAtatacctaggggtcccttttatagccccaaggaagctaggagccgttggaggccaacaaggaaggccaaagttttcttctgtcgggtggtgcaccggacagtcctgtgcaccatcggacagtcactgtagcatgtctagtgcggatctccttcctaatttgaCGCAGCCAACCGTTGCAACTCCTGGCTGGTTGGcgtaccagacactgtccggtgcacaccggatagtccggtgcccccagccgaccgttggcgcgggccacgcgtcgcccgcggattgcgcgaccgaccgttgcgctggcagccgttgtctcaccggacagtccggtgcaccaccggacagtccggtgaattatagccatacgccgccaaaatctcccgagagcggccagttcgacggaagccagcctggcgcaccggacactgtccggtgcaccaccggacactgtccggtgcaccaccggacagtccggtgtgccactctgAGCTGAGTGTTGGCTGCttagagccaagtccttttcttcttctcttttctctgtttctagcacttagacaaaacatgttagtactcaaaccaatgtactaagtctagaaacataccttgttacataatttgcacttctctcttcatttggcacataataacTTACTCacaatgtgttggacacttaatcaccaaaatataatagaaattgcccaagggcacatttccctttcaatctccccctttttggtgatttatgccaacacatcaaaaagcaatgcaaaacatgcaacatcgattcaatttgaagaccaaattgtctttaactcaatttggcatatttggaccattctttgccaccacttggtttgtttttgcaaatcaaaatcattttcttatctctaagtcaaacacacatgtttaggcACAAGGAGAGATATTCTAATTGAAAAATTGATCGAATGCCAAAAACTtccccttttttccataatcatATATTCTCCCAATAAGAgatcaaattttgcaataagagtattttggacaaatcaaaaattctacctctactattttcaaaattctcaagtggcaaaattctcaagtggtagctgatccatttgctttggccttaatttctccccctttggcattaagcaccaaaacgggatcattattggccctttaaccccattgcctcaccaaaaatgtcaattaagagcaaaaaggcaataggagtttaagaatgaacttggaggttagtacactaatgccggagtgcagtggaagtctttgcatggtccaagttcacctttccctttcaattcacctttgagactacaccaaggaaactcaagcacaaatgttagtctcaaagggtcaagttgtagcatttctccccctaaatatgtgcattattcacacatggacttgtgaggtccggggatcccttgcacaacttgagcaccataaacaataaatctcataaatgcataaggtaacttgatcaagggcataaaacacatgtatgctataaatcaatccaagttacgcgaatctaagacatttagctcactacacagcctgcaaaaggttttctcatctaaaggcttggtaaagatatcggctagctggttctcggtgctaatatagaacactacgatatctcccttttgttggtggtctctcaaaaagtgatgccggatgtctatgtgcttagtgcggctgtgtttaacaggattatccgccatgcagattgcactctcattgtcacataggagtgggactttgctcagattgtagccaaagtcccggagggtttgcctcatccaaagtagttgcgcgcaac is a genomic window of Zea mays cultivar B73 chromosome 5, Zm-B73-REFERENCE-NAM-5.0, whole genome shotgun sequence containing:
- the LOC100273113 gene encoding probable beta-1,3-galactosyltransferase 2-like isoform X1; translation: MKMSFNKSSGSRGWGQGAAAGGGGDELVLRGSISKKWTFLLCFGSFCIGLLFTNRMWTVPEPKEIIRRSTLEVEKMSLVDGDCAPKSAGDARDVPGEVPRTQDVIQTLDRTISNLEMELASAKATQESMLHGAAGAPVPEPTGKRKHFMVVGVNTAFSSRKRRDSVRATWMPQGEKRRTMEEEKGIVIRFVIGHSATPGGILDRAIDAEDRKHGDFMRLDHVEGYLELAAKTKAYFVAAVSTWDAEYYVKVDDDVHVNIATLGNTLARHRSKPRAYVGCMKSGPVLAQKGVRYHEPEYWKFGEWGNRYFRHASGQLYAISKDLASYIALNQHVLHKYANEDVSLGSWFIGLDVEHVDDRRLCCGTPPDCEWKAQAGNACVASFDWSCSGICKSADRIKEVHQRCGESENAIWNAEF
- the LOC100273113 gene encoding Probable beta-1,3-galactosyltransferase 2-like — encoded protein: MWTVPEPKEIIRRSTLEVEKMSLVDGDCAPKSAGDARDVPGEVPRTQDVIQTLDRTISNLEMELASAKATQESMLHGAAGAPVPEPTGKRKHFMVVGVNTAFSSRKRRDSVRATWMPQGEKRRTMEEEKGIVIRFVIGHSATPGGILDRAIDAEDRKHGDFMRLDHVEGYLELAAKTKAYFVAAVSTWDAEYYVKVDDDVHVNIATLGNTLARHRSKPRAYVGCMKSGPVLAQKGVRYHEPEYWKFGEWGNRYFRHASGQLYAISKDLASYIALNQHVLHKYANEDVSLGSWFIGLDVEHVDDRRLCCGTPPDCEWKAQAGNACVASFDWSCSGICKSADRIKEVHQRCGESENAIWNAEF